CGATCGCGTCGACCTGCTGCTGGGTGAGCGTGTTGACGTAGGAGACCTGGCCGGAGGTGTCGGTGGCGCTGCTGGGGCCGACCTCCTTGTAACTGGAGCCCAGCGCCTTCAGCACGGTCTCGCCGCCCTTGTCGGCGGAGGTGAAGTACGGGTTGTTGACCGCCTTCGGCAGGAAGCCGACGGTCAGGCCCTTCTTGATGGCCGCGTTCGGGTCGGCCTTGCCGGTCGCGGCGGCCGAGGCACCCTCGTCCTTGACGTCGTTCTTCGTGGTGCCGCCACAGGCGGTGAGCGCCAGAGCGAGCGAGGTGGCCGCGGCGAGAGCCGCGGAGGCACGGCGGACGGATGACTTGCGCATGAGGGTTCCTTAGAACAGAGGGTGAGGAGGAGCGCCCCCTTCAGGGGGCGCCGGGAACTGCGCGACCAGCCGGAGCGGGCCCGCAGCGATCGAACGACCTGCTACGTCAGCCTTTGCGAGGCCCTGGCCAGCGAGACCTGCCGAGCGACCCGAGGTCCGAGCACGGACAGCACGAGCAGAATGCCGGTGACCACGATCTGCGACTGGGCCGAGACGTCCTGCAGGCTCATCACGTTCTGCAGCGCACCGAGCAGGAAGACTCCCGCGATCGCGCCGCCGAGCGTGCCCTTGCCTCCGTCGAAGTCGATGCCACCGAGCAACACGGCGGCGATGACGGAGAGTTCGAGGCCGGTCGCGTTGTCATAGCGGGCGCTGGCGTAGTGCAGCGCCCAGAAGATCCCGGTGAGGGAGGCGGTGAGACCGGTCACCGCGAACAGGATCAGCTTCTGCCGCTTGACCCGGAGGCCGGCGAAGCGGGCCGCCTCCTCGTTCGCGCCGATCGCGAACAGCGAGCGGCCGAACGGGGTGGCGTGCAGCACGACCACGGCGATCGCGAGAAGCACGAGGAAGGGCAGCAGGGCGTACGGGATGAAGGTGTCCCCGATGCGTCCGGCCGCGAAGTCCAGGTACTGGGTGGGGAAGTCGGTCACCGCGTCGGAGCCGAGCACGATCTGTGCGATGCCCCGGTAGGCGGCCATGGTGCCGATGGTGACGGCGAGGGAGGGCAGACCGAGCCGGGTGACGAGCAGCCCGTTGACCAGCCCGCAGACCACTCCGAGGAGCAGACAGATCGGGATGATCATCTCGATGGTCAGGCCCTGGTTCCACAGGGCACCCATCACCGCACCGGAGAGTCCCGCGGTGGAGGCGACGGACAGATCGATCTCGCCGGAGACGACGAGAAGGGTCATGGGGAGCGCGACGAGCGCGATCGGGAGGGTGTTGCCGATCAGGAAGGACAGGTTGAGCCCGTTGCCGAACCCGTCCACGAACCCGAAGGACAGCAGCAGGACGACGACGAGGAGGACGCCGACGGCGGAATCCCACCTTTTCAGGGAGGCCCCGCGGATGGCGCGCGCGAGTGACGAGTCAGCCATGGCGGGCGTTCCTCTTCTTCAGTGCGGACGCCACGCGCAGGGCGACGATCCGGTCGACCGCGATGGCGAGGATGAGCAGGATGCCGTTGATGGCCATGACCCACACCGAGCTGACGCCGAGGGCGGGCAGCACGCTGTTGATGGAGGTCAGCAGCAGGGCGCCGAGCGCGGCCCCGTAGACGCTGCCCGAGCCGCCGGTGAAGACGACACCGCCGACGACGACCGCGCTGACGACGGTGAGTTCGTAGCCGTTGCCCGTGCTGGAGTCGACGTTGCCGAACCGTGCGAGGTAGAGCGCGCCCGCGAGTCCGGCGAGGGCGCCGCAGAAGGTGTACGCGGTGAGGATCCGCTTGCGTACGGGGATACCGGCGAGCCGGGCGGCCTCGGGGTTGGAGCCGAGGGCGTACAGCTCACGGCCGCTGCCGAACTGCTTGAGGTAGTAGGCGGTGGCGATGAGTACGGCGAGCGCGATCAGCGCGAGGTACGGGACCGCCGAGATGCCGCCGGAGCCGAAGTCGACGAATCCGTCCGGGAGGTCGGCCGCCGTGATCTGCCGGGAGCCGACCCAGATGGAGTCGATGCCGCGGATGATGTAGAGCGTGCCGAGGGTGACGACGAGGGCGGGTACCTGCCCGAAGCTGACGAGCAGTCCGTTGAGGAGCCCGAAGCCGATGCCGAGGAGGACGGCCAGGGCGATGGCCACGACGGGGTTTCCGCCGTCCTGGAGGTAGAGGCCGGCGGCGAAGGCGCTGATGCCGAGCGTGGAGCCGACCGACAGGTCGACGTTGCGGGTGATGACCACCAGCGACTGGCCGGTGGCGACCAGGA
The DNA window shown above is from Streptomyces sp. NBC_01451 and carries:
- a CDS encoding ABC transporter permease; amino-acid sequence: MTVTAPNPAPAAEVPKSSGTRLVDRVFKMRELAILVVFLVMIAVTQAGNSEFLSEQGIKDLLLNATILVLVATGQSLVVITRNVDLSVGSTLGISAFAAGLYLQDGGNPVVAIALAVLLGIGFGLLNGLLVSFGQVPALVVTLGTLYIIRGIDSIWVGSRQITAADLPDGFVDFGSGGISAVPYLALIALAVLIATAYYLKQFGSGRELYALGSNPEAARLAGIPVRKRILTAYTFCGALAGLAGALYLARFGNVDSSTGNGYELTVVSAVVVGGVVFTGGSGSVYGAALGALLLTSINSVLPALGVSSVWVMAINGILLILAIAVDRIVALRVASALKKRNARHG
- a CDS encoding ABC transporter permease; protein product: MADSSLARAIRGASLKRWDSAVGVLLVVVLLLSFGFVDGFGNGLNLSFLIGNTLPIALVALPMTLLVVSGEIDLSVASTAGLSGAVMGALWNQGLTIEMIIPICLLLGVVCGLVNGLLVTRLGLPSLAVTIGTMAAYRGIAQIVLGSDAVTDFPTQYLDFAAGRIGDTFIPYALLPFLVLLAIAVVVLHATPFGRSLFAIGANEEAARFAGLRVKRQKLILFAVTGLTASLTGIFWALHYASARYDNATGLELSVIAAVLLGGIDFDGGKGTLGGAIAGVFLLGALQNVMSLQDVSAQSQIVVTGILLVLSVLGPRVARQVSLARASQRLT